One region of Oryza sativa Japonica Group chromosome 5, ASM3414082v1 genomic DNA includes:
- the LOC4339528 gene encoding LEAF RUST 10 DISEASE-RESISTANCEUS RECEPTOR-LIKE PROTEIN KINASE-like 2.1 isoform X1 produces the protein MRRYGLALLGSHASHLLLLFWFIASGGEGATAAGGTYDDAICARPIFCGEQVEIKYPFYLSNTTDQVVVVDGNTRYCGYPWLGIICDHDRAILRLGNYNYTVLEINHGNHTVTVADSDALDGGDCPRVKHNVTLPEVLTFPSPGNDSITFFFDCNSTANVVLRPPPYIRPINCSTFDFPGRRDTAPSFVATQPDVAGETEWLGLCKEVVMVPVLKDWLMNEKYYGKLGDDGYGAVLKRGFQLSWDPTAGMCHECEVSGGRCSYGTKNEFLGCLCSDGRASSSTCGSKISKKKAIAIGVSVVSGVILLFLLLMCTLCVKKFWHGLLSSMGKSKEAPNIESFLQKHEAQHPKRYSYSEVKTMTKSFSHKLGQGGFGTVYMGKMPNGKPIAVKLLKSCKDDGQEFMNEVASISRTSHVNVVTLLGYCIVEIIDI, from the exons ATGAGAAGATACGGGCTTGCTCTGCTCGGTAGCCATGCTTcccaccttctcctcctcttctggtTCATCGCTTCCGGCGGTGAGGGCGCGACAGCGGCCGGCGGAACGTACGACGACGCCATATGCGCGAGGCCGATCTTTTGCGGCGAGCAGGTGGAGATCAAGTACCCTTTCTACCTCTCCAACACGACGGatcaggtcgtcgtcgtcgacgggaACACCCGCTACTGCGGCTACCCGTGGCTGGGCATCATCTGCGACCACGACCGCGCCATCCTGCGACTCGGGAATTACAACTACACCGTCCTGGAGATCAACCACGGCAACCACACCGTCACGGTGGCCGACTCCGacgcgctcgacggcggcgactgcccGAGGGTGAAGCACAACGTCACCCTCCCGGAGGTGCTCACGTTCCCGAGCCCCGGCAACGACAGCATCACCTTCTTCTTCGACTGCAACTCCACGGCCAACGTCgtgctgcggccgccgccgtacaTCCGCCCGATCAACTGCAGCACCTTCGACTTCCCGGGGCGGCGAGACACGGCGCCGTCTTTCGTCGCCACGCAGCCGGACGTGGCAGGCGAGACGGAGTGGTTGGGGCTGTGCAAGGAGGTGGTGATGGTGCCCGTGCTCAAGGATTGGCTCATGAACGAGAAGTACTACGGCAAATTGGGCGACGATGGATACGGCGCCGTGCTGAAGCGCGGGTTCCAGCTGAGCTGGGACCCGACGGCGGGGATGTGCCACGAGTGCGAGGTATCCGGGGGACGCTGCAGCTACGGCACGAAGAACGAGTTCCTGGGATGCCTGTGCTCCGATGGCCGCGCCAGCAGCTCGACCTGCG GATCAAAGATATCGAAgaaaaaggctattgcaatag GTGTATCAGTCGTTTCAGGTGTAATTTTATTGTTCCTGCTTCTCATGTGCACCTTGTGTGTTAAGAAGTTCTGGCATGGTCTATTGTCCTCGATGGGAAAATCCAAAGAAGCACCAAACATCGAGTCCTTCTTGCAAAAGCATGAagctcaacacccaaagagatATTCTTACTCAGAAGTGAAAACAATGACCAAATCTTTTAGTCACAAGCTCGGCCAAGGTGGCTTTGGTACTGTTTACATGGGCAAGATGCCAAATGGCAAGCCAATTGCAGTGAAGTTACTGAAGTCTTGCAAGGATGATGGCCAAGAATTCATGAATGAGGTAGCAAGCATCAGCAGAACTTCTCATGTTAACGTTGTCACCTTGTTGGGATATTgtattgttgagattatagacatataa
- the LOC4339529 gene encoding LEAF RUST 10 DISEASE-RESISTANCEUS RECEPTOR-LIKE PROTEIN KINASE-like 1.2 translates to MSQKNLSSRCKLAPCAVVAMPPLLFHLLVLSVVVVVVSGGAATAGGGTYDDAICARPIFCGEQVEIKYPFYLSNTTDQVVVVDGNTRYCGYPWLGIICDHDRAILRLGNYNYTVLEINHGNHTVTVADSDALDGGDCPRVKHNVTLPEVLTFPSPGNDSITFFFDCNSTANVVLRPPPYIRPINCSTFDFPGRRDTAPSFVATQPDVAGETEWLGLCKEVVMVPVLKDWLMNEKYYGKLGDDGYGAVLKRGFQLSWDPTAGMCHECEVSGGRCSYGTKNEFLGCLCSDGHVSKTDCGSKKSKKKAIAIATSIASGVLFLLLLVVSFLYIRKRRQYKMTSSSRLLKYTTSGRTPRSKGSSDKFVESGSFHYLQTHHFAYEELEEATDGFSDARELGDGGFGTVYKGELRDGRVVAVKRLYNNSCRRVEQFVNEAAILSRLRHPNLVLFYGCTSSRSRELLLVYEFVPNGTVADHLHGHRAPERALTWPLRLNVAVEAAAALAYLHAVEPAPIVHRDVKTNNILLDANFHVKVADFGLSRLFPRDATHVSTAPQGTPGYVDPEYHQCYQLTDKSDVYSFGVVLVELISSKPAVDVTRDRDEINLAGMAVNKIQRCQVDQLVDDELGYSSDEATRKTMTMVAELAFRCLQHNGEMRPPIKEVADVLRGIQDECRAAEKGGKRGSPCSPNTVHAPWDSMSTTPNTSQ, encoded by the exons ATGtcacaaaaaaatttaagcagCCGGTGTAAGCTCGCACCGTGCGCAGTCGTCGCCATGCCGCCACTACTCTTCCACCTCCTCGTactctccgtcgtcgtcgtcgtcgttagCGGTGGCGCGGCCACTGCCGGCGGCGGAACGTACGACGACGCCATATGCGCGAGGCCGATCTTTTGCGGCGAGCAGGTGGAGATCAAGTACCCTTTCTACCTCTCCAACACCACGGatcaggtcgtcgtcgtcgacgggaACACCCGCTACTGCGGCTACCCGTGGCTGGGCATCATCTGCGACCACGACCGCGCCATCCTGCGACTCGGGAATTACAACTACACCGTCCTGGAGATCAACCACGGCAACCACACCGTCACGGTGGCCGACTCCGacgcgctcgacggcggcgactgcccGAGGGTGAAGCACAACGTCACCCTCCCGGAGGTGCTCACGTTCCCGAGCCCCGGCAACGACAGCATCACCTTCTTCTTCGACTGCAACTCCACGGCCAACGTCgtgctgcggccgccgccgtacaTCCGCCCGATCAACTGCAGCACCTTCGACTTCCCGGGGCGGCGAGACACGGCGCCGTCTTTCGTCGCCACGCAGCCGGACGTGGCAGGCGAGACGGAGTGGTTGGGGCTGTGCAAGGAGGTGGTGATGGTGCCCGTGCTCAAGGATTGGCTCATGAACGAGAAGTACTACGGCAAATTGGGCGACGATGGATACGGCGCCGTGCTGAAGCGCGGGTTCCAGCTGAGCTGGGACCCGACGGCGGGGATGTGCCACGAGTGCGAGGTATCCGGGGGACGCTGCAGCTACGGCACGAAGAACGAGTTCCTGGGATGCCTGTGCTCCGAtggccacgtcagcaaaacagACTGCG GATCAAAGAAGTCGAAgaaaaaggctattgcaatag CAACCTCCATCGCCTCCGGTGTTCTGTTCCTGCTTCTCCTCGTTGTGTCCTTCTTGTACATTCGCAAGAGGAGACAGTACAAGATGACCTCGTCGTCGAGGCTGCTCAAGTACACCACCTCCGGCAGGACGCCGCGGTCGAAAGGCAGCAGCGACAAGTTCGTGGAGTCCGGCAGCTTCCACTACCTGCAGACCCACCACTTCGCCtacgaggagctcgaggaggccACCGACGGCTTCAGCGACGCCCGcgagctcggcgacggcggcttcgGCACCGTCTACAAAG GTGAGCTCCGAGATGGACGCGTGGTGGCCGTGAAGAGGCTGTACAACAACAGCTGCCGGCGAGTGGAGCAGTTCGTGAACGAGGCGGCGATACTGTCGCGGCTGCGCCACCCGAACCTCGTGCTGTTCTACGGGTGCACGTCCAGCCGCAGCCGGGAGCTGCTGCTGGTGTACGAGTTCGTGCCCAACGGCACCGTCGCGGACCACCTGCACGGCCACCGCGCGCCGGAGCGCGCCCTGACATGGCCGCTCCGCCTCAAcgtcgccgtcgaggccgccgccgcgctggcgtACCTCCACGCCGTCGAGCCGGCGCCCATCGTGCACCGCGACGTCAAGACCAacaacatcctcctcgacgccAACTTCCACGTGAAGGTCGCCGACTTCGGCCTCTCCCGCCTCTTCCCGCGTGACGCCACGCACGTCTCCACCGCGCCGCAGGGCACGCCAGG GTATGTGGATCCGGAGTACCACCAGTGCTACCAGCTCACGGACAAGAGCGAtgtgtacagcttcggcgtgGTGCTCGTGGAGCTCATCTCGTCGAAGCCGGCGGTGGACGTGACGCGGGACCGCGACGAGATCAACCTGGCCGGCATGGCGGTCAACAAGATCCAGAGGTGCCAGGTGGACCAGCTGGTGGACGACGAGCTCGGGTACAGCTCCGACGaggcgacgaggaagacgatgaCCATGGTCGCCGAGCTCGCGTTCCGGTGCCTGCAGCACAACGGCGAGATGCGGCCGCCGATCAAGGAGGTGGCCGACGTCCTCCGGGGAATCCAGGACGAGTGCAGGGCGGCGGAGAAAGGCGGCAAGAGGGGCTCGCCGTGCTCGCCCAACACCGTGCACGCGCCATGGGACAGCATGAGCACGACGCCGAACACTAGCCAGTAA
- the LOC4339528 gene encoding LEAF RUST 10 DISEASE-RESISTANCEUS RECEPTOR-LIKE PROTEIN KINASE-like 2.1 isoform X2: protein MHPLCALPLLITLLLISSVPLSVQESDAFFRYTNCTTASYQCGSLKLDVDYPFSANGVDRPNYCSYPGYRLICNPDNKLMIHMNSTVFQVTDIDYGNKFLAVIDQTQPQETCPDRYHNTTIDESRFMYTDLDQFLTVYVNCSAKSSSLPFIYDLLSCVSGGSSYYRLHKNKDDSLESDILGSCSSSFVVPFNSTMAGSLAAGNSSLVDVIRGGFTARWKVGVGWCSDCKASGGHCGFNGSFPDQYTCYCPDGQAIGSCSSSGSKISKKKAIAIGVSVVSGVILLFLLLMCTLCVKKFWHGLLSSMGKSKEAPNIESFLQKHEAQHPKRYSYSEVKTMTKSFSHKLGQGGFGTVYMGKMPNGKPIAVKLLKSCKDDGQEFMNEVASISRTSHVNVVTLLGYCIVEIIDI from the exons ATGCATCCCCTGTGTGCGCTGCCACTCCTCATCACCCTACTGCTGATCTCTTCAGTGCCACTTTCTGTACAAGAATCCGATGCCTTCTTCCGGTACACAAATTGTACCACAGCTTCTTACCAGTGCGGATCACTCAAGCTCGACGTCGATTACCCCTTCTCGGCGAATGGCGTCGACCGTCCAAACTACTGCTCTTACCCTGGGTACCGTCTCATCTGCAACCCAGACAACAAGCTGATGATCCACATGAATTCCACCGTGTTCCAGGTTACAGATATCGACTATGGCAACAAGTTTCTTGCGGTCATCGATCAAACTCAACCTCAGGAGACATGCCCGGATCGCTATCACAACACCACCATCGACGAGAGCAGGTTCATGTACACAGACCTTGATCAGTTCCTGACGGTCTATGTCAACTGCAGTGCCAAGTCTTCATCTCTGCCTTTTATCTATGATCTTCTGTCATGCGTTTCTGGGGGAAGCTCCTACTATAGGCTGCACAAGAACAAGGATGACTCGTTGGAATCAGATATTCTGGGATCATGCAGCTCAAGTTTCGTTGTTCCATTCAATTCAACCATGGCAGGCTCATTGGCTGCCGGAAATTCTAGCCTTGTGGATGTGATTAGAGGGGGTTTCACGGCGAGATGGAAAGTTGGGGTAGGTTGGTGTAGTGATTGTAAGGCTTCTGGAGGGCATTGTGGGTTTAATGGCAGTTTTCCTGATCAGTATACATGTTACTGTCCTGATGGTCAGGCTATCGGATCATGTTCTTCATCAG GATCAAAGATATCGAAgaaaaaggctattgcaatag GTGTATCAGTCGTTTCAGGTGTAATTTTATTGTTCCTGCTTCTCATGTGCACCTTGTGTGTTAAGAAGTTCTGGCATGGTCTATTGTCCTCGATGGGAAAATCCAAAGAAGCACCAAACATCGAGTCCTTCTTGCAAAAGCATGAagctcaacacccaaagagatATTCTTACTCAGAAGTGAAAACAATGACCAAATCTTTTAGTCACAAGCTCGGCCAAGGTGGCTTTGGTACTGTTTACATGGGCAAGATGCCAAATGGCAAGCCAATTGCAGTGAAGTTACTGAAGTCTTGCAAGGATGATGGCCAAGAATTCATGAATGAGGTAGCAAGCATCAGCAGAACTTCTCATGTTAACGTTGTCACCTTGTTGGGATATTgtattgttgagattatagacatataa